The following proteins come from a genomic window of Gossypium raimondii isolate GPD5lz chromosome 5, ASM2569854v1, whole genome shotgun sequence:
- the LOC105769431 gene encoding alpha-glucan water dikinase 2: MAASGSVQVPRVLHFQLIDGMQLQINVSGCSNKRNARVEFQLKNCTRTWILHWGFLYLGNRNWYIPSGEDSSGAKTYKQGALQTPFVKNGDMYVVTIELRDPKIHAIEFLLKDGSQDRWLKLNHGNFRVEVPEYDASNPLPSIPKELIDRKAYLIWESRGRPQSSPEQQKQDYADALTELQNQLRKGISLNELQSSYMNARTKIKAQDDVQPSRPVTPSSYLRRHDVEKWLQRQSKGPNETKAGQSSLALMDLVEKSAGGNNAVSKQNYIVGIYEIVVLSKVLSGDYHIFVALNVRGTAILHWGVSKSSAGEWLAPPSDMLPEKSKMVVGACQTYFTEKTVGGRPFQLVDVNLQKRNFVGIQFVIWCGGSWIKNNGGNFFVALQRVLPIRKVNGYSNGIVKWLLDEISQREKEAERSLMHRFNIATELTERCKAEGELGLVGILVWMRLMRCRHLTWNKNYNVKPREISEAQDRFTNLLQRIYLNQPNDREIVRLIVSFVGRGGQGDVGQRIRDEILMVQRNNDCKGGMMEEWHQKLHNNSSPDDVVICEALLNYLRAGFKLDVYWKTLHAHGLTKEKLASYDRPIVSEPCFRMEAKEGLIRDLTMYLKTLKAVHSGVELESAIDSCLAPSLNNQGFATADRVNVYGALSLKLQDCLNFVKTHIGDECIGPLMEKLLESRIEIRPLLLTPHRLAKELLFLDLALASAVRTTMERGLKDLNFANPPEIMFFISLVLESLCLSTVKNEDLIYCTKDWYRASKSHKSGDAQWALQTKAILDRLQIILSDRAVDLQIKIQPSAEYLGKLLGIGKTTIDTFSEELIRAGSAAVLSMLITRFDPVLRKVANLGCWQVISPVEVSGFVYSVNELITVQNKVYRKPTIIIASRVTGEEEIPDGVVAVLTSDTPDVLSHVSIRARNSKICFATCFDQNTFRNLKSKEGRAVSIQLKSSNLIVSDIGGSILPLSSLVPSISRRVTLKRKIFRGRYALSLEEFTTETVGAKSCNIKFLRGRVPSWIRIPMSVAIPFGAFETVLSLDVNKDISTKIMFLRKLVNGGDVSKLQEIKGAILQMSVPVSLTTELTSKMKSARMPWPDKGGDDQWNRAWQAIKKVWASKWNERAYISCKKAKLNHEDLRMAVLIQEVICGDYAFVIHTKNPLSGDTSEIYAEIVKGLGETLVGAYPGRAMSFIAKKNNLKSPIVTCYASKKIGLYCKPTIIFRSDSNGEDLGGYAGAGLYDSVLMDEEESMVLDYSNDPMMVNKAFQTSILSKVAEAGKIIETLYGCPQDIEGVVKDGMIYVVQARPQV; the protein is encoded by the exons ATGGCGGCCTCCGGTAGTGTACAGGTTCCTCGTGTTCTTCATTTTCAGCTCATTGATGGGATGCAACTTCAG ATTAATGTCTCTGGATGTTCAAATAAGCGCAATGCAAGAGTTGAATTTCAGCTTAAAAACTGCACAAGAACTTGGATTCTTCACTGGGGTTTTCTTTACCTTGGGAACCG GAACTGGTATATCCCCAGTGGTGAAGACTCATCAGGGGCAAAAACTTACAAGCAAGGTGCACTGCAGACACCATTTGTGAAg AATGGAGACATGTATGTAGTAACTATTGAGTTGAGAGACCCCAAGATACATGCTATTGAATTTTTGTTGAAGGATGGAAGTCAAGACCGATG GTTGAAACTAAATCACGGGAATTTCAGAGTTGAGGTTCCGGAATATGATGCAAGTAATCCGCTTCCATCTATACCGAAAGAGCTAATAGATCGGAAGGCATATCTAATCTGGGAAAGTAGAGGTAGACCCCAAAGCTCGCCAGAACAGCAAAAG CAAGATTATGCGGATGCTTTAACAGAGCTGCAAAATCAGCTGCGCAAAGGAATATCCCTGAACGAGTTACAGAGCAGCTACATGAAtgcaagaacaaaaataaaagccCAGGATGATGTACAGCCATCTAGGCCTGTAACACCATCATCTTACCTTAGAAGACATGATGTTGAAAAGTGGTTGCAAAGGCAGTCTAAGGGGCCAAACGAGACGAAGGCTGGTCAGTCTTCTTTGGCTTTGATGGATCTTGTGGAGAAATCAGCTGGAGGAAATAACGCGGTCTCAAAGCAAAATTATATTGTTGGCATCTACGAAATAGTG gtcCTCTCTAAAGTTTTAAGTGGTGATTATCACATATTTGTTGCTTTGAACGTCAGAGGCACTGCAATTCTTCACTGGGGAGTGTCAAAGTCATCAGCTGGTGAATGGCTG GCTCCTCCATCAGATATGTTGCCTGAAAAGTCAAAAATGGTTGTCGGAGCATGTCAGACTTATTTTACAGAAAAAACAGTAGGGGGAAGACCCTTCCAG TTGGTAGATGTTAATTTGCAGAAGAGGAATTTTGTCGGTATTCAATTTGTAATATGGTGCGGCGGGTCTTGGATTAAAAACAATGGGGGTAACTTCTTTGTAGCCCTACAACGTGTGCTGCCAATTCGAAAG GTTAACGGATACAGTAATGGAATTGTCAAATGGTTGCTTGATGAAATATCCCAAAGAGAAAAGGAGGCTGAGAGATCCTTAATGCATAG GTTCAATATTGCAACGGAGTTGACAGAACGCTGTAAAGCTGAAGGAGAATTAGGGCTTGTTGGTATATTAGTCTggatgaggcttatgagatgcAGACATCTTACATGGAACAAGAACTACAATGTGAAACCTCG CGAAATTAGTGAAGCTCAGGACAGATTCACCAATTTACTGCAAAGAATATATTTGAACCAGCCAAATGACAGAGAAATTGTGAGGCTAATAGTGTCATTTGTTGGCCGTGGAGGTCAAGGTGATGTTGGGCAGAGAATTCGTGATGAAATACTAATGGTTCag AGAAATAATGATTGCAAAGGGGGCATGATGGAGGAATGGCACCAAAAATTGCACAATAATAGTAGCCCAGATGATGTGGTTATTTGTGAG GCACTATTAAACTATTTGAGAGCTGGTTTTAAACTTGATGTTTATTGGAAAACATTGCATGCCCATGGTCTCACAAAGGAAAAACTTGCAAGTTATGACCGTCCGATTGTGTCAGAGCCTTGTTTCAGGATGGAAGCTAAAGAAGGTCTTATTCGTGACCTCACTATGTACTTGAAGACATTGAAG GCTGTTCATTCAGGTGTAGAACTTGAATCTGCAATTGATAGTTGTTTGGCTCCCTCGTTAAAC AATCAAGGTTTTGCAACAGCAGATAGAGTTAATGTGTATGGTGCCTTATCACTAAAGCTGCAG GACTGCCTAAACTTTGTCAAAACTCATATTGGTGATGAATGCATTGGCCCTTTAATGGAG AAATTACTGGAATCTCGCATTGAGATCCGCCCTCTTCTGCTAACACCTCATAGATTGGCTAAAGAGCTGCTATTCCTTGATCTCGCTTTGGCTTCAGCTGTTAGAACAACCATGGAAAGGGGACTTAAAGATCTTAACTTTGCAAACCCGCCG GAAATCATGTTCTTCATTTCCTTGGTGCTTGAAAGTTTGTGCCTGTCCACAGTCAAGAATGAAGATCTCATTTACTGTACTAAG GACTGGTATCGTGCCTCTAAATCACACAAATCCGGTGATGCCCAGTGGGCATTACAAACAAAGGCTATTCTTGACCGACTGCAAATAATACTTTCTGACAGGGCTGTTGATCTCCAGATTAAGATCCAGCCTAGTGCTGAATATCTTGGGAAATTGCTTGGCATTGGGAAAACAACG ATTGATACTTTTTCCGAAGAATTAATAAGAGCAGGATCTGCAGCTGTTCTTTCTATGCTCATTACTCGTTTTGACCCCGTTCTTAGAAAAGTTGCAAATTTAGGATG TTGGCAGGTTATCAGTCCAGTTGAAGTTAGTGGATTTGTATATTCAGTGAACGAGCTTATTACTGTTCAGAACAAAGTTTACCGAAAGCCAACAATTATTATTGCGAGTAGAGTAACAGGAGAGGAGGAGATTCCAGACGGAGTTGTTGCAGTTTTGACATCTGATACGCCAGATGTCCTGTCTCATGTCTCTATTAGAGCAAGAAATAGCAAG ATATGCTTCGCCACATGCTTTGATCAAAATACTTTCAGGAATCTCAAGTCAAAGGAAGGACGTGCGGTATCTATACAACTGAAGTCCTCAAATTTGATAGTCAG TGACATCGGTGGTTCTATCTTACCTCTAAGTTCCCTTGTTCCCTCAATTTCTCGACGAGTGACCCTTAAAAGAAAGATCTTCCGTGGGAGATATGCTCTTTCACTCGAAGAATTCACCACTGAAACA GTTGGCGCCAAATcttgtaatataaaatttttaagaggAAGGGTGCCATCATGGATCAGGATCCCAATGTCAGTTGCAATACCATTTGGGGCATTTGAGACTGTGCTATCGCTAGATGTTAATAag GATATATCGACCAAGATTATGTTTCTTCGCAAATTAGTAAATGGTGGCGATGTCTCCAAActtcaagaaataaaaggaGCTATTCTACAAATGAGTGTTCCTGTGTCTTTG ACCACAGAACTTACGAGCAAAATGAAAAGTGCTAGAATGCCATGGCCTGATAAAGGGGGTGATGACCAATGGAACCGAGCTTGGCAAGCAATAAAGAAG GTTTGGGCTTCCAAGTGGAATGAAAGAGCATATATTAGTTGTAAGAAAGCTAAACTTAATCATGAGGATCTTCGCATGGCAGTATTGATTCAAGAAGTCATTTGTGGCGATTATGCTTTTGTTATTCATACAAAAAACCCATTATCAGGGGACACCTCTGAAATATATGCAGAG ATTGTGAAAGGCTTGGGAGAGACATTGGTGGGTGCATATCCCGGACGCGCTATGAGCTTCATTGCAAAAAAGAACAACCTAAAATCTCCTATT GTTACTTGTTATGCAAGCAAGAAAATAGGGCTCTACTGTAAGCCAACTATCATCTTTCGTTCCGACTCAAATGGTGAAGATCTCGGGGGATACGCAGGAGCTGGGCTTTATGACAG TGTACTTATGGATGAAGAAGAAAGCATGGTTTTGGATTATTCCAATGATCCAATGATGGTTAACAAAGCATTCCAGACCTCAATCTTGTCAAAAGTTGCAGAGGCAGGGAAAATTATAGAAACCCTGTATGGATGTCCACAGGATATTGAAGGAGTAGTGAAAGATGGGATGATATATGTTGTTCAGGCAAGACCACAAGTCTGA
- the LOC105769434 gene encoding transcription initiation factor IIA subunit 2 translates to MATFELYRRSTIGMCLTEALDEMVSNGTLSPELAIQVLVQFDKSMTEALESQVKSKVTIKGHLHTYRFCDNVWTFILQDALFKKEDSQETVGRVKIVACDSKLLLQ, encoded by the exons ATGGCGACGTTTGAGCTTTACCGGAGGTCAACGATCGGAATGTGCTTGACGGAGGCTTTAGATGAGATGGTTTCAAACGGTACTCTCAGCCCTGAGCTCGCTATTCAGGTTCTCGTCCAGTTCGATAAG TCAATGACCGAAGCACTGGAAAGTCAGGTGAAGAGCAAGGTTACCATTAAG GGACATCTACACACATATAGATTCTGCGACAATGTATGGACCTTCATTTTACAGGATGCTTTGTTTAAGAAAGAGGATTCTCAGGAAACTGTCGGTCGGGTGAAAATAGTAGCATGTGATTCAAAGCTACTCTTACAATGA